tcAAATACCTTAACTTTTGTCACAGGAAGACGAAACAGTTTACATTTTAcggaaatatatttgtatgtccGGTTCACAGACTTGATGTAACAGTATTCGATTTTGCAAAAGTCTTTATCAACACACTCACACTTTGCATTCGTAAATtcgtataaagaaaaaacctaaAAGTACTGCATGAAATACAGTTTACAGAGATAGGGATTTTTTACCTTCGTGACCAAGCATCCAGCAAACAGAAGGAAAACCACAGTAGAATATAGATTTCTAGCCATTATTAACAATTGACAGACTCATAAAGACTGATGAAAATGTGGAACCCGACTTTAAATaatcaataaacaataatagtcACCATATGAACCAATTAGGTTTGATCAAAAAGCGATattaacatttacatttagaCACGGGCTGTAATTTTTCCATTCCAAGTAGAATaagttgtgttttttttccacttcaataaaataaataagtgacaaaaaataaaattgatcaATTAAATTGGTCATCTATCTATAGATTCTATAGGATTAGCAATAATTACAAAGCATGAAATTACCAAAGTAACTAAATTTTAAGACCTCATGTGTTTTAGAGTTTCATGTCACATTACCAAATAAATATACTGCCGAACATGACGAATAGGACGCCTGGACAATGAATCGGAAGAGGACTCGCTGCCCTCCAGATGATGATGAGGCCCCTCGTCACACAACCGCAATGAAGAGATGTGTAATTGCCTGTTCATCTATCGGTTCTTCGTCAACGTCCTGCTGCTCTGCTTGGCCACAATTTTCCTCCTCCTTCGCATACTAAGCTAAACCAGGATGGGAGCAGGCCATCCTCTTCGAGCCGACGAGTTCATGCttcttaatatatttttaaaaaaccttcACGAATAAATGTTTTGAGCTGTGGAAATGGTACGGGAAGCGGAGGAGGTACTGTGACACGATTATCACTTGACAACGCACCTAAGCTCATATCGACATGGCTCCATTCATATTACTCCGACTCAGTGGCATTGTCCGGGTTCCTTTCTAAGCTTCAGGAAGGCAAAGGAACAACAGCCGAGTGCACTACAATGGAGCAAGTGTCCTGTGTGTGCAGGATCTGGTCAACTGTCGTCCCCTCATTCCGGCTCGGTTTCCTTGTTCCTTATTCTTGGCTGGGAGCACCTTACAACAATCTCGTTAAGCGTAAAGGCCAAATTATAGTAAAACTAACAGAAGGCAAAAGGTAATCACATAAAAAGCTTGTTAGATAACAACGTGCGAGGCGGCGAAAAAGGAAGCGGACATCCTGCCCCTCGGCTCATCCCCAAAAAGCAACATGTCGAGCGTGTGAATGTGCCTGGATGTGTGGAAAATGATATGGTGGAAGGGGGTGGTGGTGTAGATGGGTGTGCGTTTGTGGTGGCACCTCCCAGTTGCCAGCTCCCAGATCCTGAGCTAAGCTTTGTCAAGCGACAGGGTGTCATGTTGATGTGTGTGTCACTGGCAGCTGCTGCTTACATGGCCCAGCTCCAGATTCCCTCGCACTTCCCAGttaatacacagaaaaaagtattcagttcaaaaaaatattaatatacagAAAGCAGAAAGCTTTTAATGCCTTATATAGCTGCTTACCCAAAAAATTATCGACCACTAAACATAATAATTCCAAGAAACgaggcatttttttttaccaattacccattaatttctatttatatatttatacccttgcagagggtattatgatttcagtcagaagtttgcaacgcagtgaaggagacgtttccgaccccataaagtatatatattcttgatcagcatcacaagacgagtcgatctagccatgtccgtctgtccgtccgtctgtccgtctgtccgtctgtccgtctgtctgtttctacgcaaactagtctctcagtttttgagctatcgggatgaaactttcccaaaagtcttctttctattgcaggtagtatatatgtcggagccgaccggatcggacaactatatcttatagctcccataggaacaatcgaaaaaaaaaagctttaaaaaattctagcttcggtgttttttgaaatattaccttctacttttggggatgttattttttaaatatatctgaatttcgaattaattatttaaaaaatcggactactatatcatatagctgccataggaacgatcggaaaattaatggaaaagtaataggaaataaattctagcttctttggtttttattgtattatcttctactctaggatatgactctttttaaatatttccgaatttcaattttaatttgatcaaaatcggacgactatatatatagctgccattggaacgatcggaaaattaatgagaaatattagaaaattgaacatttttgcgatttgtttattaataggaatgatctgcaagggtatataagcttcggctggccgaagctagcttcctttcttgttttttttaatttcgtttttaattggtataatttattttatttatttatttctgacTGTATTTGCCGTTGGCCtgacttaatttatttaggtattttttcccagtgtagaCTTAAGCCGGGGATGAGTGTGCGTGCGGCAGTGTGTGTATCTGTATGTGTGTGGATTATAATTGCCATGCGGCTGTCAGTGACTGCAGGCGGCGCCTAACTGCACACAGCTGCAGATGTGCGGCTCGTGTTGcaatatcatttttaatgcaaaccGCATGCCACATTATGCAGCTGCATTGCCACGTCACCGCTGCGGTTTGCCCCGCCCCCTCCCCTTCCCCATCCACATCCCTTCTCATCTTCATCTCATCTGCCATCGCTCCTGCTGCTGAAGCTTTTCTACTGCCGGGTCTTGTAGGAAAAAGCGGCAGCGGTTTAGCAAAAGGAACAGAGCCAAGAATAATGCCCTGGCACATAAGTAAGTACTTACCCAGCGAACAAaagcaacaagaacaacaacaacaactggcaCTTATACTATGTGCTgccaacaaaaataacaacagGAGAAGCAAAGTGAAAAACCGCTTGCATACTTTGCGGAGCTCGCGAGCGATAAACGACGCCATTGCCACCCGCCACACACCTCATCCTCGTCCTGTTGGAAAAGGGTATGCCATATACTGTGCATGAGATCCAACTGAAagcgaaattaaaaacacattttcccagcacaatttattttcaaaattacaaCGAATTAATGCACACTGTTGATGGTATTTTGCCGTTTTATGACCACAAATATTGATAAGACAACGATGGTGATTTCTTAGAAAAGAGGGGATGTATAGCTAATTACGGATATGTCAAAGGAAAATAAAGGACTTtccattaaaaagtatttattttaagttataaACGTATTTATGatggttaaatttaaattatattccgCAATTTGGATTTCTGAActcaattattaaatattagccAGAACTTCTAGCCTTAaggtttaatattattatggcTTGAATCTTTTCTTaagtattttttcattttcctttaGATAGCTTAAGTAATACATAATGGAcaaatccttaaatttaaattttgtatccTCTTCTGTTACCCAGGGTATCCCAATTTCGTTGCTTAATTTATCACTTCTGATTTCGTGTGGCTCCGACGCGCGTCGGAAGCTCGGGCTGCTTCTGCAGCTTTTGTgttgcataaaaattaaaatttatgccAGGCAACTTGTGCAAAGCACTGCAAATGCCATTGTTTTTCATTCCCCACCCTCcatccgccgccgccgcctccgccaCTGATGATGTTTTTTTGGCGGCGGAAGGACATTCACGTTCTGGGTGGCTGCATTCACTACCCCGCCCTTGTCAAGCCCACTTACATTCAATTCATTCATCTCCggcagaaaaatgaaaataaaagccCCCGAAAGCCCCACCTCCATCGCGGCGCAGCCAGGCCATTCCCCATCGTAATTGCAGAGCAATTATACATACTTCCATCGGGAAGACGGATTCGTAATTAATAGCACATTAAATTGGGCCACAACAATATTAATTGTTCTGATTGATTTATGCAGGTAATTAACATATTAAGCAACTGAGGCGTATAAATTTCGTCGCAGGGGGAGGGCTGTTCCCGTTCACTCGAAAATTTCGTTACATCAATCAAATCGAGCagcacaaaatatttaaacagcaTGAACATTGGATAGGTGGGGACTGTAATCCATCGGATGTCGGAAGAATAGAGGCGGGACTATTTTCAGGAATGTCCAAAAGTATTTTAGGCCTAAGCATAAAGTCGTTTCCGTTGCTGCAAAGAACCCCGATCCGTCGTCCATTTCTGCGAGTGAATTTTGCCCAGGTTCTTCGGACAGCCAATATTAGTTTCTGCGATTGCCAGGATCCCCCAAAGATGGATCTACCCGAGGGAATCCTGATGGGCTTCGGCAATCCCCTGCTGGACATCACGTGCACCGTCGAGGACAACGTGATCCTGGAGAAGTACGGCCTGGAGGCGAATGCAGCCATCATCGCCGACGAGAAGCACGACGCTCTGTTCGACGAGCTGATGAACATGGAGAACGTCATCTATTCCGCGGGCGGAGCCTGCCAGAACTCGATGCGGATCTTCCAGTGGATCGTACAGACCCCCTTTCGAGCCGTCTTCACTGGCGCCGTGGGCAAGGACAAGCTGGGCGATCGCATCGAAAAGAGGGCCAGAGCCGATGGCATACTAACACTCTACCAGCTGAAGGACGAACTGCCGACAGGTatgatacaaaaattttagtaTATAGAatttgatcttgaaaatatcgatattttcacaatatcTAATCGATAATATAGATTAAtttatgtttgaaaaatatcgaaaatatcgataatggCGAAATTTTTCAAGCTCTCCTATGCATCATCTAAAATCTGATAATTCTCCTTCCCAGGATCCTGTGCGGTGATCATCAATGGCCAGAACCGCTCCTTGGTGGCCAACTTGGGGGCTGCCTCGCTCTTCACCGAGGAATGGGTGGACGAGGAGGAGAACGAGTGCGCCTTGAGTCGGGCCACCTACTTCTACTTCACCGGCTTCTTTCTGGCCGTCTGCGCCCCGGTCGTCGATCGCATCGCGCGGATGTGCTGCGAGTCCAAGCGAATTGTGATCCTCAACTTCAGTGCCGTCTTCGTGCTGCAGATGCAGCGGGAGGCACTGGCCAATATCCTGCAATATGTGGACATTATCATCTGCAATAAGGAAGAGGCCATTGCTTATGGGGACACCAACGACTGGAAGACGAAGAACATCTTTGAGATCGGATCGCGGCTGCAGAAATTGCCCAAGGCCAATTGCCGACCTCGCCTGGTGATGATCACGGACGCCGTGTGTCCGGTGCTGGTGTTCCAGGACAACGATCGCGTTCTGGAGTACCCGGTGCCCAAGGTGAAGCCCGGCGAGGTGTTCGACACCAACGGCTGTGGCGACGCCTTCGTCGGCGGATTCCTGGCCATGTACGTCCAACGGATGCCCCTGGATTACTGCATCCGCACGGGAATATTCGCTTCCCAGCAGGTCTTGAACGTAGTCGGTGTTCAGATCGACAAGCTGCCAAAATTCAGCGAAAAGTGCATGTGATAGGCGGCAGTACAAAATTTATTccattaaattccaaattttaaagtttaaatacaGTATCTTTCTGCAATCCGCTTGCCAAACGCAAATGTGTTAAGCCAAATAAATTCTTAACTTGATTACCAGATTAGCCCTTTCCCACCCATAAGCtatcaatataataatttaaggcCCCAGCCTGTTCGCCTCTCCTCCGGCACATCCTTCGGCCCACACCTTTTCAAGCATATTCATGCCGGCAAGAGTCCTGCGGCTCTCGGTCTGCCTTTGGCTccgggaaaaataaatacatttaaatgtataaaactcCCCCCTCGGTTCTTGGCTCTTGGTCCTCGGGTGCTCCTGCCGCCGAGCTGTGGCTCCGGGAGAAAGGCAAACAGAAGTGATGTAAAAATATGCGTTGCATACTTTGCAACGCCAATGTAAATTTCCCCCCCGTCCCGCCGGGAGGAGCTTTGTCTTTCGGGTCCTGGCGTCTGCCGCCTGCTGCCTGCCGGCTGTTGACTTTGGCCTGACAAAATATTGCTACCATTTCAGAGTCGAAGACGCAGAGAACGCGTTCGGAGAAGAGAAGCCCAGGCAGCTGGACATGAGCACGTGCCGGAGGACAGTGGGCGGGAGAATGAAATCAGGGGagtgaatttaattatttgtttatttgatatttaaaatgtgcaatttttctactttaggattttcttttaagatttctGAGCTAAGCGATTTAATTTAGTTTGTATTCCTTAGGAAATAGAAAATCgttaatttatacaatttttagaatttttaggGAGGTTTCTTTATGATTATCCCAAatgatttttcttaaaatataaatattatttgtgtCTATTTTTACCAGAGATTCGCAACCACTGTGCAAAGGATGGTGCTGAATAAAGCAACGGACGGGGCGGTACACTGACTGTCTTCCACTGATTAAAACGATGCGTCCTCGTGACAGCGATTTTTTCTCGTTAAATCCTTAAATGTCGCTTCGTTTATCGTgagctttgttttttaactttcGCAGCGTCCGCCTTTCTCTGGGAATCGACTTCGGCTGGCCGCTGGTCGCTGGAAGAGCTCAAGCGATAATTTATGCATATATCCATGGTGATTTATGACATTATTCCCCCCAACCCCTCCAATCTCCATCTCCACCCTGTGTGCCCAGTGGCTCAGCGCTTCCTTTCCAGCTCTCCGTTCTGGGACGCCGCGCAATTAGCTGTGGGAAAAATGAGCAGCAAACAGCGAGTCAAAAGACTTCCTTTGTCCAAAGCCAAAGTCAAACAACTTAAAGCTGAAACTCCGGCTAAGGCCCTCGATTACTTTGCATTCTGCATCCGCAAACTTTTGCGGCTGGCGAACGGAGAACGAAGAACGAAGGAAACGAGCTGAAATCTTGGCTAGAAACTTTTCAGATTTGTCATATGCACATCTCAAAGCTAATATCCTGACACATGGCTCCTCGACCCGAGGGCCACATGAGTTATGAGTTGTGACTTAGGTGAGATCTCTGCTCACGAGTCGGAATCCGGGCTGACAGCTTAATTACGGCAGTCAGGAGCCAGATTTTGCACTCGGCTCCGGGCGGGATTTTAATTAACTGGGCCTcgaatgttttattaaaatctttgTGGGTCTCGAATACCAACTTAATTTATTGGTGGAGTCTCGGTTCAGTGAACAACGAAAGTTCAAATATCACAATAATTCTGGGTAATTCGGAAACCTGTTAGGCATCGTATACTTTCAAGTGAAAAGTTTGAATTTTTCCCTTGGACCGAGGGCTAATTTATGCAATTAAgtgatttaatttgattaggCCGAGCTCAACAAAAGACAGACAAAGGCCAGGAATTAGAAGCCAAATCGAGAGAATAACCAAAGTAAAGAGGATGAACTTCGAGCCCCCTGGCAAATTGCACTTGTCATGTTCGTATAATTGTGTCTGACCTCGGGGCTCGCAGATGAAAACTAGACAGGGAATGGAGGGACAACTCAGCAGAcagcaaaaagcaaacaaacacgCATGACGTGGAGGGATGCTCATAaaaatcactcatacgcaaTGGGGGACAGCGGCAATAGGAAGCTCCCAGTTCCCAGTTCGCAGGACAAGTTTCAAATGCTACTTGTAACTTTGTTACAACAGCCACCGAGCAGTAAATGTTGAAAGTTCCCCGCATCGTGTTTGCACTGGGAATGGCGAAAGTTTCTTTTTCTGTGTTTCATACTATGTAGCCAGCCAACTGTCGGCCAATGCCAATGTCTCGTCATGAACCCTTTTTGCGGACCCAGACCCTCAGACCAATCTTCGCCAAGCTAGTTTCCCACTCATTTTCTCAGTCAGTCAGTGAGACATTGTTCTAAAGCCACAAACTCACAATAAGCTATTTTGCACGGCAAAAAAgtagtaaatttttaaaattcttttagtattttattattttttaattcatttcggAAAAAATctttcaaattattatatattataatttatatatatataaattatatatggtGACTCCTAAATGTATTATACACTCTTTACTCATACGCTCTAAAAATTTAGAAAGAATCCTGAGACaacatattaaataataattttggtatgaacaataaattaatattataactaAGTCTGAAAAATcctaaaatctttaaagtccCAAAATGGATATGAAGATTAAAGAAAAGGCACTGACTTTTTTCCAGTACACCCCATCTCAAGTGCTGATTGCCAATGCCATTGTGCGCATTGTTCTGCTCTGTTTGTTGTCTGTTGGGGTTTTACTACACACATCTATGTGGGGGGAGTCTGTGGATTATGTGAAATTATCGAAGATTTCCGGAATAATGGCGAGTCGTGTCTCCAGCTAATGCCTGACATGGTTTCGGCTGCGGCCAATGATTTTGCCGAAACGAATCGATGGAATTAAGCTGAAAGCATTTTCATTACATGTCGCAGCCACATGGCCATTATTAATTGGAAACTTTAAGAGCAGGGCAATTCATTGACAGCGCATTTTGCGTATTTTAAAGAACTTTAAGCTTGTTCGCCAGTCTTGCAGTTCCATTCCCCCGAGCAGCATCAATTGCAAAATGTCTGAGTCATTTGCATAGAGTTATTCCAGGATTTTGCGGAGGGCGGTGGTGGTAAAAGTTTTATGTTAGCAACGAAGAACGATAATTTGCAGCAGTTACAATATTTCATGGAATATCTCTTGGCTttttcttctgcttcttcttgttctttatttttttttctgccacAAAACTTCAATAAAGTAGCAGcaataaaaagcgaaaaagaTTTTTCCTTTG
This portion of the Drosophila takahashii strain IR98-3 E-12201 chromosome 3R, DtakHiC1v2, whole genome shotgun sequence genome encodes:
- the LOC138913423 gene encoding uncharacterized protein, translating into MNRKRTRCPPDDDEAPRHTTAMKRCVIACSSIGSSSTSCCSAWPQFSSSFAY
- the Adk1 gene encoding adenosine kinase, which encodes MSKSILGLSIKSFPLLQRTPIRRPFLRVNFAQVLRTANISFCDCQDPPKMDLPEGILMGFGNPLLDITCTVEDNVILEKYGLEANAAIIADEKHDALFDELMNMENVIYSAGGACQNSMRIFQWIVQTPFRAVFTGAVGKDKLGDRIEKRARADGILTLYQLKDELPTGSCAVIINGQNRSLVANLGAASLFTEEWVDEEENECALSRATYFYFTGFFLAVCAPVVDRIARMCCESKRIVILNFSAVFVLQMQREALANILQYVDIIICNKEEAIAYGDTNDWKTKNIFEIGSRLQKLPKANCRPRLVMITDAVCPVLVFQDNDRVLEYPVPKVKPGEVFDTNGCGDAFVGGFLAMYVQRMPLDYCIRTGIFASQQVLNVVGVQIDKLPKFSEKCM